From a single Sulfolobus sp. E5-1-F genomic region:
- a CDS encoding transcription elongation factor, whose protein sequence is MGGKRRKRTKIIRVKPKLPKTFECPRCGKVSISVKIKDNIATITCGNCGLYTEIEVPPIFDEANAYSKFIDMYLDGRLQIKERTNENMEEENEIEGESEEIPHGQVE, encoded by the coding sequence ATGGGAGGAAAAAGACGAAAGAGGACTAAAATTATCAGAGTAAAGCCTAAATTACCTAAAACCTTCGAGTGTCCTAGATGTGGGAAGGTTTCAATTAGTGTAAAGATAAAAGATAATATTGCGACAATTACATGTGGGAATTGTGGCCTTTATACTGAAATTGAAGTGCCTCCTATATTTGATGAAGCAAATGCATATTCCAAATTCATAGACATGTACTTAGATGGAAGATTACAAATAAAAGAGAGAACGAATGAAAATATGGAAGAAGAAAATGAAATTGAAGGGGAAAGTGAAGAAATACCTCATGGACAAGTTGAATGA
- a CDS encoding SWIM zinc finger family protein, producing MSSNQTNKRLLLKARRVVKEGRFVSLTLKDTLYMFFIYIGRNNDYVLNLNYCSCPFYLFNVLLRNEYDFCYHTLGLKYALEKDQITKIELYTKDFKEILTEIYSCGKSLKLRRILNRVES from the coding sequence GTGTCTTCAAATCAAACAAATAAGCGTCTTTTATTGAAAGCTAGAAGAGTAGTTAAAGAAGGAAGATTTGTAAGTCTAACTCTTAAAGATACTTTGTATATGTTCTTTATTTATATTGGACGTAATAACGACTACGTGCTTAACCTTAATTATTGTAGTTGTCCATTCTATTTATTCAATGTACTTTTAAGAAACGAGTATGACTTTTGCTATCATACTTTAGGTTTAAAATACGCATTAGAAAAGGATCAGATAACAAAAATTGAGTTATACACGAAAGATTTTAAAGAAATATTAACCGAGATATACAGTTGTGGAAAATCTTTAAAACTAAGAAGAATATTGAACAGAGTGGAGAGTTAA
- a CDS encoding preprotein translocase subunit Sec61beta has translation MPSPKKKKDVVPVMSMAGLIRYYEEENEKIKISPKIVIGASLALAIIVIVITKLF, from the coding sequence ATGCCTTCACCAAAGAAGAAAAAAGACGTTGTTCCAGTAATGTCAATGGCAGGATTAATTAGATATTATGAGGAGGAAAACGAGAAAATTAAGATAAGTCCTAAAATTGTAATAGGAGCTAGTCTAGCATTAGCAATTATCGTTATAGTTATTACAAAACTATTTTAA
- a CDS encoding geranylgeranylglyceryl/heptaprenylglyceryl phosphate synthase, with product MKIWKKKMKLKGKVKKYLMDKLNDNEKLHFSLLDPFKINSSEELKYIAKNLYDAGTDAFLIGGTLGVSKDKLDFVISLLDDYEIPKIVFPSNINLLSEKADALLFLSLLNSDDIYYVIGAQIVAAPIIKMLQMEVIPTAYIIVGHGGTAAHIGKARVIPYDNFELATAYTLAAEYLGMDFVYLEAGSGAPEPIRPEMISFIKKTSSIPLIIGGGIRSVEVALKLIEAGANIIVTGNIIESDVTKAIKIIRGIKNK from the coding sequence ATGAAAATATGGAAGAAGAAAATGAAATTGAAGGGGAAAGTGAAGAAATACCTCATGGACAAGTTGAATGATAATGAGAAATTGCATTTTTCTCTCCTAGATCCATTTAAAATTAATTCTAGTGAGGAGCTTAAATATATCGCAAAGAACTTATATGACGCAGGGACTGACGCATTTCTTATTGGAGGTACACTAGGTGTTTCTAAAGATAAATTAGATTTTGTCATATCCTTACTTGACGATTATGAGATACCGAAGATTGTATTTCCTAGCAATATAAACTTATTATCTGAGAAGGCTGATGCGTTGCTATTTTTATCCCTATTAAACTCTGATGATATATATTATGTAATAGGTGCTCAGATAGTTGCTGCTCCAATCATAAAAATGTTACAAATGGAGGTAATACCAACTGCTTATATAATAGTAGGACATGGAGGTACTGCAGCACATATAGGTAAGGCCAGAGTAATACCCTACGATAATTTTGAATTAGCAACTGCCTATACTTTAGCGGCGGAATATTTAGGAATGGATTTTGTTTACCTCGAAGCTGGATCTGGAGCCCCAGAACCAATAAGGCCAGAAATGATATCTTTTATCAAAAAGACTTCCAGTATTCCGTTAATTATAGGGGGTGGAATAAGAAGCGTAGAAGTTGCTTTGAAATTGATCGAAGCTGGGGCAAATATAATTGTTACTGGAAATATAATTGAAAGTGATGTCACTAAGGCAATAAAAATAATAAGGGGAATAAAGAATAAATAA
- a CDS encoding RecB-family nuclease, which produces MKELYFGLHNLTSNQRLIDFSKLAFSIKYVKYLILTKVGGTAAQSGVPEVSKLAFKLNKPILVLPELKDVIDLLKPEITLLVSQNAEKQIDFNNLMKYDRILVVFSGIEGGGFNKIEQSLGEYVRIVEDAQDLGAVSLASFFLCKYLQLVEGKV; this is translated from the coding sequence ATGAAAGAGTTATATTTCGGCCTACATAATCTAACTAGTAACCAAAGACTCATCGACTTTTCTAAATTGGCTTTTAGTATAAAATACGTAAAGTATTTAATTCTTACTAAGGTAGGTGGGACAGCTGCACAATCTGGAGTTCCAGAAGTTAGTAAACTCGCATTTAAACTTAATAAGCCTATTTTAGTACTACCGGAACTAAAGGATGTTATAGACTTATTAAAACCAGAAATTACACTCCTAGTTTCACAGAATGCCGAAAAACAAATTGATTTTAATAATCTTATGAAATATGATAGAATATTGGTAGTATTTTCCGGAATAGAAGGAGGGGGGTTTAACAAAATAGAACAATCTCTAGGGGAGTATGTAAGAATAGTAGAAGACGCTCAGGATTTAGGAGCCGTAAGTTTAGCATCCTTCTTTTTATGTAAATATCTACAATTAGTAGAAGGTAAAGTTTAA